CAGGACACCTGAATGGTCCAGTTTGCCCTGGGTCTGCCAGGGTGTCTCTGACCCTTCCCTCCAGCACTGGTCCTTATACTACCTGTCCTGGTCTGAGTGCCCAAGCCACTGCTCTGGTCAGTCTCCACAAGCTTGTAACCTCACTGCCTTCCAGCACAGGAGAGGTGGCCTTGGGTTGGGATGTATGAGCTCTGCGAGCAGAGGGTGTGAGTGAGcaaaagtctctcagttgtgtctgactttgcgacgaCATGAgccgtacagtccatggagttctccaggccaggatactggagtgggtagtctttcccttttccagggggtcttccccagtcagggatcaaacccaggtttcccacattgcaggcggaatctttactagctgagtcacaagggaagcccaagaatactggagtgcgtagcctctctcttctccaggggatcttcctgactcgggaatcgtaccggggtctcctgcactgcatgtgttctttaccaactgagctatcagggaaaccccgaATGCGGGCAGAGGGTAGTTCCAGTATGGCCTTTTCTAACCatttgaccttaggcaagtccctAAACCTTTTAAGAATCACAGCTGCCtcaccttttaaaataaaggcaATACGCCCACCCTAGTAGGACCATGGTCAAGAACAAAATGAGATGGGGGTAAGACTGTTGTCCCAATGCCTAGTGCACACAGGTATGCAATGCAATAAGTGGTCTACTGTCAATATTCTCATTATTCAGCTTATCACCAGGACTGCCACGTTCCAAGGGCCCCAGCCCCCGGAGAGGGAGAGGGCGCATCCTGGGTCTGCCGCCAGTGCGTCTTTGCCATCGCCACCAAGGTAAGGGCCCCTCCCTGTgggccctcccacccccagcctctcctGAGCCCTTCCTTCCCCTACTCCTGAGGCCACCTGTCTGTTCCACCCACAGAGGGGGGGTGCGCTGAAGAAGGGCCCCTACGCCCGGGCCATGCTGGGCATGAAGCTCTCCCTGCCGTATGGACTGAAGGGGTTGGACTGGGACGCTGGGCATCTGAGCAACCGGCAGCAGAGCTACTGTTACTGTGGTGGCCCTGGGGAGTGAGTAGTGAGGGGCGGGGGTTAGGGAACAAGTGACGGGGGTGGGAACAGAGGAGAATGGCAGGGTGGCAGGGTGCTGAAGGGGCAGGAGAGTGGTGAGCAGGGTTTGGGGCAGTTAAGGAGGACGTGTCTGGGGGTCACTGGTCCCGTTTCCCTTCAGGTGGAACCTGAAGATGCTGCAGTGCCGGAGCTGCCTGCAGTGGTTCCACGAGGCCTGCACCCAGTGTCTGAGCAAGCCCCTCCTTTACGGGGACAGGTGAGCCTGGGCAGACCCTCCAGGAGCTCTGCCCCCCCATCCCAGACCAGGTGTCTTCCTGAGTTCTGAAACCTTGCTTACTGGTTAGCTCCATCCTTGCTCGGAACACCCCCCTTCCCCCATGGGCAGGTGTATTTCCTGTAAAAGGTGTATTCTGTTCCTCTTGCCTACGTCCAGGTTCTATGAGTTTGAGTgctgtgtgtgtcgggggggcCCTGAGAAGGTCCGGAGGCTACAGCTTCGCTGGTGAGCTGGATATGGGGCACGACCTCAGCATCACTTTCTCCGCACCCCCAGTTTTTCACTTTGCAGGCCCCAGCCCCCTACTTGGGGGAtacccctgcctgccccccagcTTTTGTAATGCTTCCACCACCTTGACAAGTCAGTGTTTCTCCAGGGTGGATGTGGCGCATCTTGTCCTCTACCACCTCAGTGTTTGCTGTAAGAAAAAATACTTTGATTTTGACCGTGAGATCCTCCCCTTCACCTCTGAGAATTGGGACAGTTTGCTCCTTGGAGAGGTAAGGCGTGGTGAACCTCTGGGGGTCAGGGTGGACCAGGGAGATGCGGAAAAATGGGGGAGGGGATCACTGCTCTCCTGACCCCATTTCctatcccctcccccagctctcaGAAACCCCCAAGGGAGAACGGTCTTCCAAGCTCCTCTCTGCTCTTAACAGCCACAAGGACCGGTGAGTccgagggaggctcaggagatgGAGACGTGGCTACGCAGCTTGAGAGGGAGGGGCTGCAGcccatctggaagatcccctctgAAAAGGACTGACAGCATAggagggtcccttttctccagcaCTGACCCTGTATCATTTCTCTCCTCATCCCAGTTTCATTTCAGGGAGGGAGATTAAGAAGAGGAAATGCTTGTTTGGTCTCCATGCTCGGATCCCTCCCCCTGTGGAGCCCCCTCCTGGAGACGGAGCCCCCACCAGGTCACTGGTCCAGGGGGGATGGGGAAGTTCTCAGGGTGTATGTGTGGAAACAGGGAGGTCTTTGGGGTGTccgggagggggctggggggatAAGGAGGCCTCTTACAGCTTCCCTTcagggcagggccctgggggaggggtcTCACGTCCCCTGGGGAAGCGCCGGAGGCCGGAGCCAGAGCCCctgaggaggaggcagaaggggaaAATGGAGGAGCTGGGGCCACCCTCAGCAGTGCGCAACCAGCCCGAGCCCCAGGAGCAGAGGGAGCGGGCTCGTCTGCAGAGGGCACTGCAGGTACAGGGGCAGGGGCAGCCGTGGGCACATGGTGGTGTGGGAAGGAGTCAAGGATGCTCTCTCAGTCCTCTGCTCCTTCTAGGCCTCAGCGTCTCCACCACCCTCCAGCCCTAACCAGAGCTACCAGGGCAGCAGCGGCTACAACTTCCGGCCCACAGACGCCCGCTGCCTGCCCAGGTCAGTGCGCCGCCTCCCTCCAACCAGACACACTCCCTCGGAACCTCTCTTCCAATTGCTTGCAATCTTCTGGATTTCCTCAGCCAAAATtcttttccctctcccctttggctGCCCACTTCTTTACCTAGAGACTTCGAGAACCAGTGTCTGCTTCCCAGTATATAGGGACGGG
This genomic stretch from Dama dama isolate Ldn47 chromosome 7, ASM3311817v1, whole genome shotgun sequence harbors:
- the PHF1 gene encoding PHD finger protein 1 isoform X3 — encoded protein: MCWPDGQMGCYTWGPSKRWTVLGRCVWFSLRMIPSFWFYGKTLALRPSLGRSSSAVYVALRLWSLGTGWSAVRSVAMDCHVPRAPAPGEGEGASWVCRQCVFAIATKRGGALKKGPYARAMLGMKLSLPYGLKGLDWDAGHLSNRQQSYCYCGGPGEWNLKMLQCRSCLQWFHEACTQCLSKPLLYGDRFYEFECCVCRGGPEKVRRLQLRWVDVAHLVLYHLSVCCKKKYFDFDREILPFTSENWDSLLLGELSETPKGERSSKLLSALNSHKDRFISGREIKKRKCLFGLHARIPPPVEPPPGDGAPTSFPSGQGPGGGVSRPLGKRRRPEPEPLRRRQKGKMEELGPPSAVRNQPEPQEQRERARLQRALQASASPPPSSPNQSYQGSSGYNFRPTDARCLPSSPIRMFASFHPSASTAGTSGDGEPPDRSPLELHIGFPTDLPKSAPHSMTASSSSVPAPSPGVPRRSAPPSPLCRSLSPGAGGGVRGGVGYLSRGDPVRVLARRVRPDGSVQYLVEWGGGGIF
- the PHF1 gene encoding PHD finger protein 1 isoform X1 — protein: MAQPPRLSRSGAPPLWDPASPAPTSGPRPRLWEGQDVLARWTDGLLYLGTIKKVDSAREVCLVQFEDDSQFLVLWKDISPAALPGEELLCCVCRSETVVPGNRLVSCEKCRHAYHQDCHVPRAPAPGEGEGASWVCRQCVFAIATKRGGALKKGPYARAMLGMKLSLPYGLKGLDWDAGHLSNRQQSYCYCGGPGEWNLKMLQCRSCLQWFHEACTQCLSKPLLYGDRFYEFECCVCRGGPEKVRRLQLRWVDVAHLVLYHLSVCCKKKYFDFDREILPFTSENWDSLLLGELSETPKGERSSKLLSALNSHKDRFISGREIKKRKCLFGLHARIPPPVEPPPGDGAPTSFPSGQGPGGGVSRPLGKRRRPEPEPLRRRQKGKMEELGPPSAVRNQPEPQEQRERARLQRALQASASPPPSSPNQSYQGSSGYNFRPTDARCLPSSPIRMFASFHPSASTAGTSGDGEPPDRSPLELHIGFPTDLPKSAPHSMTASSSSVPAPSPGVPRRSAPPSPLCRSLSPGAGGGVRGGVGYLSRGDPVRVLARRVRPDGSVQYLVEWGGGGIF
- the PHF1 gene encoding PHD finger protein 1 isoform X2: MAQPPRLSRSGAPPLWDPASPAPTSGPRPRLWEGQDVLARWTDGLLYLGTIKKVDSAREVCLVQFEDDSQFLVLWKDISPAALPGEELLCCVCRSETVVPGNRLVSCEKCRHAYHQDCHVPRAPAPGEGEGASWVCRQCVFAIATKRGGALKKGPYARAMLGMKLSLPYGLKGLDWDAGHLSNRQQSYCYCGGPGEWNLKMLQCRSCLQWFHEACTQCLSKPLLYGDRFYEFECCVCRGGPEKVRRLQLRWVDVAHLVLYHLSVCCKKKYFDFDREILPFTSENWDSLLLGELSETPKGERSSKLLSALNSHKDRFISGREIKKRKCLFGLHARIPPPVEPPPGDGAPTSFPSGQGPGGGVSRPLGKRRRPEPEPLRRRQKGKMEELGPPSAVRNQPEPQEQRERARLQRALQASASPPPSSPNQSYQGSSGYNFRPTDARCLPSPIRMFASFHPSASTAGTSGDGEPPDRSPLELHIGFPTDLPKSAPHSMTASSSSVPAPSPGVPRRSAPPSPLCRSLSPGAGGGVRGGVGYLSRGDPVRVLARRVRPDGSVQYLVEWGGGGIF